A stretch of Candidatus Melainabacteria bacterium RIFOXYA2_FULL_32_9 DNA encodes these proteins:
- a CDS encoding lactose ABC transporter permease: protein MIRHYKPFVPYLFLIPAGIVLLVFFFIPFFESFLLSFQSYRHNIYSPEWVGLANYVELFSSPVFYKTMINTFIYLVVAVPVLVVLPLIIAIFVNQKLRGVSIYRTLIYIPVIVSIVVAGIAWKWLYASNGILNYIISLLNLPAIGWLTDPNVALYSVIVVTVWKGIGYYMVIYMAALTAVPRDLYEAADIDGANEVHKHIAVTIPYLKPTIALVSIISSISAMKVFVEIYVMTNGGPMNASKTIVYYIYQRAFENLELGYASAAGVVLLIIVMILSIINMKFF, encoded by the coding sequence TTGATTAGGCATTATAAACCGTTTGTACCATATTTATTTCTTATACCTGCAGGGATCGTACTCTTGGTGTTTTTCTTTATTCCTTTCTTTGAAAGCTTTTTACTTAGTTTTCAAAGTTATAGGCATAATATTTATAGTCCTGAATGGGTTGGGCTTGCTAATTATGTAGAGTTGTTCAGTTCACCTGTTTTTTATAAAACAATGATAAATACCTTTATTTATCTTGTTGTAGCGGTGCCTGTTCTTGTTGTTTTGCCGTTAATTATCGCTATTTTTGTTAATCAAAAGTTAAGAGGAGTTTCTATCTATAGAACTCTTATATATATTCCTGTTATTGTCTCAATTGTTGTTGCAGGTATAGCGTGGAAATGGTTATATGCCAGTAATGGTATATTAAATTATATAATAAGCTTACTAAATCTTCCGGCAATAGGTTGGCTTACTGATCCAAATGTTGCTCTTTATTCAGTTATTGTTGTAACTGTCTGGAAGGGGATTGGATATTATATGGTAATTTATATGGCTGCTTTAACCGCTGTTCCAAGAGATCTTTATGAGGCTGCTGATATAGATGGTGCAAATGAAGTTCATAAGCATATTGCGGTTACAATACCTTATTTAAAACCTACAATCGCCCTTGTTAGTATAATAAGCTCAATTTCTGCAATGAAAGTTTTTGTTGAAATATATGTTATGACTAATGGTGGTCCGATGAATGCAAGTAAAACTATAGTTTACTATATATATCAGCGTGCATTTGAGAATCTTGAATTAGGTTATGCATCAGCAGCCGGAGTTGTTTTACTCATTATAGTTATGATTTTATCGATTATTAATATGAAATTTTTT